taattACTAAgtgtattatggacaattatacaaaaataagctattttacagcttatggtatcaaatacCACAATTGCTTAACTACAATCTCTGAGAAGTTGcaacaaacaagttcacaacttattctaagttttagaaactataatctaagaagcaggaaactataatttctctaattaaacTACAAAAAAGAGCCCATATAAGGtattgtcgacgttcagaattggtcgacGGAGATTTGTTGGCCCGCACCGATATGGTAGATCCGAGAGAGGAATAGTGAAGTATCCAATCCGATCTGTTAAGCCGCTAGCCCGCCCCTACAAGGTACTCCGAAGCTCAAGTTAGTGAGCAAGTAAGCAAGTATATCAGGTGTTTGTAAGTTGGCAGAAAAAAGTACATACCCCGGCCTTCAAGAGGGCTAGTCGATATATATATCAGAATGACCCCTTCTGCATGCTCCGTACTTGCACAGGCGATGGGATAGAATAGCCGGCGGGGGCGTCCCTACCGCAGCAAGGTgtcgacgagaccctcattaatgtggatgggatccgccattaatgaggatgggatctgttattaatgaggatgggatctgaggtggACGCCCGGAAACCCAAGCACGgatgtaatgatgttgttgcgaGAGGGCTAGAATGGGATTGGCATGGGTCGTTCAAATGGGCCTGAATAGTCCATCCAGTCAGGACGACCCTTAGCCTGCCGATATACCGCGACATATGCCCTTTCAATAATGTGAGCTTATAAGCTGACCCGGCGGGCTACAGAGATCGCTGGGAACTCGCTCAGAACATAGCTGGGAGCTTGCATGAATATGTTGATGAGTTAGAGGCGTCACCGGGAGCTCGCTTGATCCTGACGTTTGAGGCTGGGCTCCAACATTATACGAGCTCAGTTAGATGTTTATTGGACCTTGAGCGTTTGGGCCAAATCATGACATTAAGTCCAACCCACACAGAATAGAGTGAGAAATACCTGTAACAGGTATAAATTTTACCCCTTTGAagacaataaaataaatctgCTTCCAATCTAAATTTGTTAGAATATCACTTAAATGACCTCTTAACAACTCTAAAAAAGAGTTAATAGGAGGTGAGAATGagactaaaataaataaaaataaacgcAAAGTCGTCAAACAATCATGTCGGAGGGACTTTAAAATtctttaagaaataaaagacacccaaaaaaaaaaaaaaattaattttagcagaTCCAGCGGCAGCATCAGTGGTAACTAAAGATGCCATGGAGTTTTTTTGGCAAAGAGCCACAACTAAAGCAGTTTGAACTTTACATTTGTTTGCCTCTGGCCCTCTGTATTCACATTCCTTTCACACCGTGCCAAACAACTTCATTTGTTTGTTCCTCACTCTTTTGAGGCACCCTTGCTTGCTAAACTAACATTATTCTTTTATAACTTGTATTTCTTTAaccatttttataaaacaagaAGTTTTTATATTGTCGTCAACtatttaaatgaattatttttaagagCACGAAAGTCATGaaattaacaattatttttcttgtaataatcttgagaatattttaaaaaatctgtTCCACGTGAATGTATAAAATAGTTTATCTTGATGAGTAGATGTTAAATTAACTCAAGTTCCGACCTGacaaaaatttagagaaaaaaaaaaagataaaacgGGAGAGGAAAATGTTAGTGATGATATTAAAATGATGAATTCTGACCTTGAACCTGCAAGATTCCAAACTTGGCCTCATCTGTCCCAAAAACCACACTTATAGCTTGATATCAAATGCTCCAATGGCGCTTTTGAAGCCGAATCACCTCCTTATTCTGAGCCAATCTCGATCTGATCTTGATAATTtgttccacacacacacacacagatatagaTGTTCTGTgattatcatttcattttcattcctTATCTTAGTCCCTGATTGCAGGAGAGCCATCCACTTTCCTTCTTCCATAGAAACAAAGGAGCCTGCACTCCCCGAAGCATTGTAAGAGAGATATAGAAGAACTGCCGGGAGAAGTACACATGGCGTGATATTGATCCGACTTATCTCTTTTTTACTCGACAACAAGATTGGGGATGAGCCGAATCAATATCACTCTTGTATGCTTCCTTGCTTGATATGGAAGGAAACAAGTCCTCGCGGTGCCCAGATGTGGTACTTCCAGTTCCTACTTCTCCTGCATCTGTCTTGTAGGGTCTGTTTCTATGTGTTCGTTTTCAGATTTGTGTGTTCAGTTTCCTATTCCTACTCCCCTCAAGATTCGGTTTCAACAGCCGTGAGCAGGATTCTTTCTCTGATCATATGGCCATGGTAACTCATTTTCGATTCGTTTTTTCCTGTCAAACTGATCAAACTCATTGGCTATTTTCCCTCCCATCAGTTGAAAAGGGCTCATAGCTTCATAAGTTCAATCAGCATTTCTTCTTTTGTACCAAAACCCAGCAAAAATGGTGTTGCGTTTACAGGTTTCAATGCATTACAATTTGCACTTTCTTTAAGCTCTTGAAATTGCCAAACTTGGCTGACTCTATTCACTTCTTAAATCACATTATAAAACAGTTTTTAGCCCTTCGAAATTTGTCAAGAAAGCATCTATGACGGATGGGTAGAAAATCATGTGATCTGAAGACAAGTCACATGAGAATAGAGTTTTATTGATTGGTTAGATAAAAGAATTGAAAGAATTCCCCTTCTGTTAATTTGAAGCTACGGCTACTGTTTAGGAACAAGACAAAAATTGGAGGGCCCACCTTATAACCATCATGTATTTTTGTAAGCCCGTGACTTGATCTGGCTAGCACTAGAAGAGGATCTAACTAGTTCGTCTCTGTTTGTTTTTCATGTTATTGACCAGCTTTATCCGGAGTGAAATACGAGTGGCCGTGTAAAGGGCCAGGGAAGATTCCATCAAGCAAGATGCTCATGGCACAAAATCCAAGAGGCTATTTCTAGTACTTGTCTGCACATAGTGCCAAAAGAGAGCGGATGTTCTAAATCTGCTGGCAAAAGGTAGGCCAGAAAGGCGTCCCAGCAAATGACACTCCTTGTTTACACAAATTTTCTAACTTTTCTGTAACATGATGCGTTTAGAGATGGAAGTAATGTAGAACAACAAAAAAGATTGCAGAAAATCGAAGAGATTGAGAAGAAGCAGCAAAAccaagggagagagaagagagaataaTCAGTGGATAACATTGCATGCTTATTTACAGGCTTATCTAATCCTAACTAATTCGTAATTAATCTATTGATTCTAATTACTCATCGCCGCTTGCAATCAGAACAAAtaaggggaagaaagaaaaaggaagggaAACGATGATGATCCAAGTGGCATAGTGTTGAaacaacagaaaacaaaaaGCACTCAGATTACAGCCATAACCAGCTTCTTTTAATAAAACAACACAGTTTTCCATCCAGAGACCAGAATCATCATATAGTTACTAATTACCCAGAAGAACAATAGAACAAATGTTTATGAGTATCCCCATAAAAATGAAATCCCGAATGAATAAACTAGTTATTTacaaagacaattttttttttttttttttttttaaaaagaatcaaGTGAAATGCTGGGTGAAATCGATGTTGCTCTAAGATTAGAATACTGGACAACCTTCAACGGAGATTCCCTTGGCAGTTGGACAAGAAGCCAACGGGCACTTATCTGAAGTACCACCCCACCAATTGAGCTGAACTCCAGGCAGCTGCAGAGAGATGAAGATCAGCACTGACATAAACGCCGTCCCCGCATCAAGCCCTCCAGAAAGAACATAGTTGTACCGTTCCCACCATTTTGGATGGTACCTGAAAAGAACATAGCCAGACAAGAACCCAACAATGATCCAACTGGTGTAATTCACTGCAGTAGCTGGGGGCATCATCGACGTGGCGCCTAGCAAGACTGGCATGTGGATTTTCCGGATCCAGTTCTTCTTAGGAAATTTCAAGTGAACTAGCCAGACTATCAAAGGGGCAATGGCACCACCAAAGAAAAACCAGTTGACTTTCGAGTACGGACCAAGGTTCCCAAAAATTCTGCGTGGCCCGACAAGGCCCCAGATGACGGAGGCATCGTAAAATACATGGTCCATTGGGCATGTCCACTGACTGTTAGGAGGCAGAAATTCGGTGTCACAGAGGTGGGGGATGGTTCCCATCAGCCACCATGCAGTTGATTGGTAGACAATAACTGAAACAAGCGTTCCCACGACCTAAAAAGTTATCGAGTTAGCATATACTAGCCATTTCTGTTAATCTGGCAAGGCATAATGGACAGTAACAACTTACCTGTGCTATGAACATTGCTCTTGGTGGAATCTTCATGTAGTGGCCAAGCTTGAAGTCTGCTAGAAATGTTAAAGCTTGAGTCATGCTAATGTATCCATAGACCTTAAAGCACATATTGGCGACGGGGCGCTCTGGATACATATAACCAATAATGTACTCTGTGATGATGTTTAACCCTGGTTGCTGttcaaaagaaaatagtacCCAGTTAGTATAGCATCATGTTGAACCAAAAAAACATTGACATATTTCGTTTCATTTGGATGCCAAAAGGACCAAAACTGGGTTTTTACCTGGTTTGTGGTGGCAGTGATGACTCCAATTGGCAAAGTGAAGAACAAGGCAATGGCACAAGCCAGCAGAACACCCCACCAAGGCAATTGAATTGTGTTACTATAATAGCTACAAGCAAACAAGATAGCAGCAATGTTCACCGCCAGAATGGCGAGAAACCACCAAGTAGGGACCCTTTTGTACGCCTTCATAAGCCTGCCGTGTATGTCCAATTTCATGTGTGATCCGAACGAGCTTCTGCTTTGCTTCCACAAATCTCTGCAGTTGCCAAAAAGGCCAAATCAGCTACGGCCTAAATTGTTATCTGTTCATCGACGATATAAACGTTGCATTATTACCTTCCGTGGAAGAGTAGGATATGGACAAGAGTTGCAGAGAGCGTGGCGAATCCAAAGCCATATGTCATGGCAAAGAAGGTGCTCATGTGTAACTGCCCGTATTTTGCATAGGCAGTCACATCAAGACGAAAGTTGGAGTCGACTATCTTTGATATATCGTATACTGAACCATTTGACATGAAAAGGTCATTGGAGAATAAGGGGAAGTTTTTGGCGTTGTACGCATTGAGCCAGTAGCTCATGGGGGTTAAAACGTACATCACACAGAAGAATCCGACGGCAACATTGGCTGTGGCAAACCAGGGGCTAGCTAAAGGGCTCCCGAGATATGATGCAATCGCAGACCAGTCAAAGCCTAGGCTGCCAATGCCGAGGCCTTGGAAGCCAGAGCCTAATTGTTGGACTAGTACCGATTTGGGAGCCAGCCAACAGACCCAAGAGAACGAGGTTAACAGTGGGAAAAGAAAGCCGGGAAAAATGTAGTACGCAAAACCACAGATGAAGGCCATGAGGAAGAATTGAGTCCTTGTTGTCCCACCCTTAGGCCTCCCTGTCTTCTCATGTAAAGCCCTGCATCAGTTGCAAATTCATGTCTTAAACTTGATCATTATAGTtcacaaaaacaacaaaattggACATCCATATGTTTGTTTTCTTATGTATATATTAACCCCCCCGGGGCATCAATTACAAATTGATGTCTCAAGATTGGTTATTAAAGTTCACAAAAGCAACAACATTGGACATTCGTACGTACCTGAATAATGAGACTTGAACCAGATTACCAGGCCACCACATCTCCCCCGGCTCCACTAGATATTTCCTGAAAAGCCCTGCCCATCCGAACCCCAAAACCTAGATTCGTGTACAAGTAATTAGTTGCTTCTTcccaattcaatttaaaaaaaaaaagaattattatacaaaaataggTTGTGAATAAATTATCAACATTCTAGCTGTAAACAGTAATGAACGTCTCAATCTTATGCAACGTACATACAACGAATGaacaaaaacaacatattacttaccgataaaaaaaaaaagaaaaagaaaaagaaacagcaCATGTTAGAATCGTGTCTTAAACTATTTATGTTAGGAACAGAAGCAAGAGAGGGATTAGATCCACTACTCTGATAGCTTCAGTCTTGTTTCAGTTAAATCGgaatcaaaaaaatttcattggATATATATTCGCATCCAAATTCATGAAAAActataagaattaattatttcaccTGTGTAGTAACCATGATGATCAACGCTGGGAAGAAGGTCAAGTGCTTCTTGTAGAAGAGCTTAATGGCACTGAGAATATGCGTGGCGTAGACGCTGCCGGCGCCGGCGTTGGCGAAGATCGTGATCAGAACATGCTCTTTAACGTTAAACGGACCAGGATTCAACGTGAACTCCCAGCGAGTCCCCTCCAGAAACACCCGCTTCGTGATGGTTCGAGCCATCAGGTGGCCGACCGGCACGACGGCGATCTGGGCAGAGATCGACGTGATGCTCAGCGGCTCCGCTCGGTACCAGAAGAACTGGTTAACGAAGGCCAACAAGACGCACGAAGTCAGCCCCAAAACCCACATTCTGAACGTCAGCACCGGCATCGTCGGGTCGTCGGTCTTCGGCACCGTGAGGTCCACTTGCTTCACCGGACACTCGTCAGAAATCTCATCGTCTACCCGTAAATCCGCCATATGGTTACAGTCTGGCGGCGGTTCGAAATGCACTACCGCGGAGCAAAGATACaaggaataatatatatataaatctggTTAAGGATAGGTTTGAAAGGAGAGAATCCTGGCGTGATCACGATTCATCAACTGGgagaaatttatatatttggatGCAACTAGGATTCTGTGATTTTAAGGATTCTAAAAGCAGCAAGATACCATGTTTGGTTTTTTTTCACAGGTTGGCTTGTGCTGTAGttcaaataaaagttaaaaaaaaaaacaaccattGGGTTTGAAAATTACGCTGGAATATCGGGTCGTACGTATGAATCTTAACGGAAATTCGGGTAGTTTCAtagaatgagaaagagaaaaaaaaaaatcaaaaagctAAAAAAGAACCAACGTTAATTTTGCATGTGAGGAGAGTTTCAAGTTGGAACCATCTTCCAGCACTATTCAAATTAATGCTGCCATTAAACCTTGGCCAACACCTAACAACATTTGAACAAGTCAAAGtaattttgtttcctttttattaaattaaataactccGAAACCTACGGATTGAGTCTGAAATAGAtacccttttctttgttttggtctactattctatttttacttctcattttcatggatacccccccccccccccccccccccccttattTTTGCTTCCATAGCGTAACTTTACTTATGTCTATGTACTCGCCTTGGTcgaaaaacaaaatcaacaaaGTTTACGTATCTATTACTATTATTAAACTAATTtgtacaaaaattcaaaaaataataatttttaatttgttcaaaaaattattttatatcctCACTTATGTTTTTTCCCACTACATTTAACCTTTGaagttattaaataagaaaaacagaAATAGATAGTacgataaataaaataatttgaagattcaaaaatataaagcaTAATAGATAAGGTACTATATATATTGTCAAATTTAAGGATAAGAAGGAGAAAATCCAGACATTTAGATACATATATCCTATATACATctagatagaaaaataaaaattatatatctaaaatataaatatccttttttaattaaaaaacaccTAGAAGATgactaaaaatttaaactacATTACTTTTAAGTGTAGATTTTGTAATCTgtctactctctctctcaatgttTTTTAGagtacaatataaataatttaatttttgaaatttaatacaAAAGAATAcctttttaagaaaaaataataatatttatgtctTGTACATATGTAGATGTATTTCTGTTGATATAACAAAATTTGACTAAAACTAATAGGTATCCAAAATTAAATctgattttctaatttttattttacttttcagTAACatggatatgtatatatatatatatatgtggttatTTATGCAGTATTTGTAAGGTATGTAtggttatgttatgttatattacttttaattaaaaaattgattatgtttatcgctttatatgttttttaaattatattattctttttcataaatcCCAACCAATACCTTGCTAATATGTTTTGAACGAGTAAGAAGTCTAAT
This genomic stretch from Diospyros lotus cultivar Yz01 chromosome 1, ASM1463336v1, whole genome shotgun sequence harbors:
- the LOC127812728 gene encoding oligopeptide transporter 6 encodes the protein MADLRVDDEISDECPVKQVDLTVPKTDDPTMPVLTFRMWVLGLTSCVLLAFVNQFFWYRAEPLSITSISAQIAVVPVGHLMARTITKRVFLEGTRWEFTLNPGPFNVKEHVLITIFANAGAGSVYATHILSAIKLFYKKHLTFFPALIIMVTTQVLGFGWAGLFRKYLVEPGEMWWPGNLVQVSLFRALHEKTGRPKGGTTRTQFFLMAFICGFAYYIFPGFLFPLLTSFSWVCWLAPKSVLVQQLGSGFQGLGIGSLGFDWSAIASYLGSPLASPWFATANVAVGFFCVMYVLTPMSYWLNAYNAKNFPLFSNDLFMSNGSVYDISKIVDSNFRLDVTAYAKYGQLHMSTFFAMTYGFGFATLSATLVHILLFHGRDLWKQSRSSFGSHMKLDIHGRLMKAYKRVPTWWFLAILAVNIAAILFACSYYSNTIQLPWWGVLLACAIALFFTLPIGVITATTNQQPGLNIITEYIIGYMYPERPVANMCFKVYGYISMTQALTFLADFKLGHYMKIPPRAMFIAQVVGTLVSVIVYQSTAWWLMGTIPHLCDTEFLPPNSQWTCPMDHVFYDASVIWGLVGPRRIFGNLGPYSKVNWFFFGGAIAPLIVWLVHLKFPKKNWIRKIHMPVLLGATSMMPPATAVNYTSWIIVGFLSGYVLFRYHPKWWERYNYVLSGGLDAGTAFMSVLIFISLQLPGVQLNWWGGTSDKCPLASCPTAKGISVEGCPVF